The genomic region GAGCCTCGCCGAGGCCAGGAAGCACCAGACTCAAAGCACATCGTGGTAGAACGTCACCCGCACCATCGCGCGCTTCTCCCTTATTCAGGGGGCTCCCCCTCGAAACCGTCCCCCCGGCTCACCCAGACCCCGTTCCCCGAGGGATCGCGCAGGAAGAACGCCGGGGAACCCTCGAGCACGAGCCGTCCGGCGCGGCGCGCCCGCTCCCGGATCCCCTGCCACGCTTCCTCGTCCGGGACCACCAGGCGGAAGGCCCGAAGTCCCACGGCGTCCGGAGGCGGCGGAGGCGCGCCCCGGCCGGCCCAGGTGTTCGTCCCCACGTGATGGTGGTAACCCCCGGCGGCGAAGAAGCGCGCCCCCGGATAGTCCCGCTGCGTCACCGTCAGGCCCAAGATCCCGCTGTAAAACGCCTCCGCCTCATCCAGATCCGCCACGTGCAGATGGATGTGGCCGATGTCAGTCTCCGGCGGCAGCCCGCTCCACGGCTCGGAGGCGCCCTCTTGAAGCAGCCCTTCGACATCCAGAGGGCGGGTCACCATCGCCAGCCGCCCCTCCCGCCACGGCCACTGCGCCCGGGGCCGATCCCGATAGATCTCCAGGCCGTTGCCGTCGGGGTCTGGCAGATAGAGGGCCTCGCTCACCCCATGGTCGGAGAACCCATGGAACGGCCACTCGGCCTCAATCAGGCGCCGAAAGACCCGGGCCAGATCCCGACGCGTCGGCACCCGGATGGCCACGTGATACAGCCCGGTCGTCCGCGGCGGCTTCGGCCGGGCGTCCCGACG from Thermoflexus hugenholtzii JAD2 harbors:
- a CDS encoding VOC family protein, yielding MRERIGLPENTHIGGVHLQIRDLGRSLAFYRDLLGFQEVGREGTTVLLSAPGSRSPLLALTERRDARPKPPRTTGLYHVAIRVPTRRDLARVFRRLIEAEWPFHGFSDHGVSEALYLPDPDGNGLEIYRDRPRAQWPWREGRLAMVTRPLDVEGLLQEGASEPWSGLPPETDIGHIHLHVADLDEAEAFYSGILGLTVTQRDYPGARFFAAGGYHHHVGTNTWAGRGAPPPPPDAVGLRAFRLVVPDEEAWQGIRERARRAGRLVLEGSPAFFLRDPSGNGVWVSRGDGFEGEPPE